GAGTGTATTCCTCCGGTTCCCCTGAAGCGGGGATCTGTACCCAACCGCCCGGGGCCCGCTCGTTCACTTTGCACGCCTGACAGAGCGTCACCTTCGGCTGACGACACGCTCGAACACCGTGTGATCTCCTGTCGCACTTTCATCCCCCGTTCTCGCACTGTTCCGCTGGCTTGAATTTGACCACCGGAACAAACGACAGATGCCAGAAATGACATGAAAGCCGCAATGCGATGAAACCACCACGCGAGGAGGCGGCCGGCCGTAACGCGGGGCGACATCTTCGCCTCGCCGCATCTGCCTCACCTGCCCCCACCACGCACGAATCCCGCGGCGACGACCAACTCAGGGGGCTGCTTCCGCAAGCCCAACTACATCTCCCAACCCCACCAGATCAATCAACAGTTGGAGTTCCGGCGGCGTCCCGAGCAGCCGTAGCCGTCGGCCGCCCGTCCGGCGCGCGACCAGCGAGAGGCGGGCGATCGCCTCCACTGCGGCCAGATCCGGTTGGACGAGTCCGCCCACGTCGCAGTCCACCAAAGCCACCTGCGTGTCCGTGGTGGCCAGCAGCGCCTCCAGTTCGGCACAGAGTCCGGGGACGGTGGCCCGGGTGACGCGTCCGGAGAGGACAAGTACGGCCGGCGACAAGGGATCCATAACAAGGAGACCGATCCGGCGGCCGAAACTCATCGTCCCGCCGCTTCTCCGCTTCCCGCCGGACCCGAGCGCCCCTCGCCCGCCGGCTCCTCGTGGGCGCCCCGGTGCCCACGAGCTGCCCATGGACCGCTCCGGCCACCCTCACAACGGCCGCTCCCCCGTCTCGCAGGTCCAGCCGGCAGGCGACCCGCAGGCGCGCGACAGCCCACGGTCAGGCGACCGGCGGCCGATGAAGATCCGCCAACTCCGGCCATCTGTGCGTCTGCTGTGAACCTGTTCGATCACATCCCCCTCTATACGGGTGAAACAGCCGGCGCCGGTGCACGCATCGGTGCCGACTGCCCACCGGCCCTCTCGGGGGCCGCCTGATTCTCCAGGGGGAGAGTTGCGCAGACACGTGAGTAGAGCGTGTGTTTCAACCGTCGCCACAGCGGCGGCCGTTGCGCTCGCGGCCGGGTTGACCACCCCGGCCATGGCCCGCGACAACAGCCCGTACAACAGCGCGTCGCAGTCGGCTCCGGCTGCCGGTTCGTCCGGCGCACGGCACCAGCTGACGCTCATCACCGGCGACCGCGTCACCGTGGACGCCAAGGGCCGGGTCGTGGGCTTCCGTCCCGCGGCGGGGCGCGAGCACATACCCGTGCAGCGGCAGACGCGGGACGGGCACACCCTGCTCGTCCCGGCCGACGCACACCGGCTGATCAGTTCCGGAAAGCTGGACCGCCGGCTGTTCGACGTCACGGAGCTGAGCCGGGCGGAGAACCGCAGAGCGCGGAAGTCGGGCCTGAAGCTGATCGTCTCCTACCGGGGAGCCGCGGCCACGGCCGCGAAGGCCGAGGTGCGCGACGCGGGCGCCACCCGCGTCGGGCCCGTACTGAAGTCGCTGAACGCCCAGTCCGTGACCACCCCGCAGGAGGACGCCCGGTCCGTCTGGCAGGCGCTCACCCGTAAGCCGTCGGGAAGCGTCCAGCGGACCACCGCCGCCGGTGTCGACCGGGTGTGGCTGGACGGCGTGCGCCGGGCGAGCCTCGACAGGAGCGTCCCGCAGATCGGCGTCCCGACCGCCTGGAAGGCGGGCTACACCGGCAAGGGCGTCAGGATCGCGGTTCTGGACACCGGTGCGGACGACACCCACCCGGACCTCAAGGGCCAGATCCTCGCGTCGAAGAACTTCTCCGGGGCACCCGACACGAAGGACCACTTCGGCCACGGCACCCATGTCTCCTCGATCGCGGCCGGTACGGGCGCGAAGTCGGGCGGGAAGTTCAAGGGCGTGGCCCCGGACGCCAAGCTCCTTGAGGGCAAGGTGCTCGACGACGACGGCTTCGGCGACGACTCCGGCATCCTGGCCGGCATGGAGTGGGCGGTCGCGCAGGGCGCCGACGTCATCAACCTGAGCCTCGGCGGCACCGACACCCCGGGGATCGACCCGCTGGAAGCGGCGGTCGACAAGCTCTCCGCCGACAGCGGCGTGCTGTTCGCCATCGCGGCGGGCAACGAGGGCGACGGGGCCGGCACGGTCGGCTCCCCCGGCAGCGCCGACTCCGCGCTGACCGTCGGCGCGGTCGACGACAACGATCTGCTGGCGGACTTCTCCAGCCGGGGCCCCCGGGTCGGCGACGGTGCGATCAAGCCCGATGTCACCGCTCCCGGAGTGGACATCACGGCGGCCGCGTCGCCCGGCTCCGTCATCGACAAGGAGGTCGGTCAGAGCCCGGCGGGCTATCTGACGATCTCCGGTACGTCGATGGCGACCCCGCATGTCGCGGGCGCCGCGGCGCTGCTCAAGCAGCAGCACCCCGACTGGAAGTACACCGAGCTCAAGGGCGCGCTCACGGCCTCCACGAAGCCGGGGACGTACACCCCCTTCCAGCAGGGTTCGGGCCGGATCGCCGTCGACCGGGCGATCGCCCAGTCCGTCGTCGCCGACCCGGTCTCGCTGAGCTTCGGCATCCAGCAGTGGCCGCACACCGATGACGTGCCGGTCACCAAGAAGGTGTCGTACCGCAACCTCGGCACGACCGATGTCACGCTCGCGCTCACCGTCCAGGGCACCGGTCCGACGGGCAAGCCCGCCCCGGCCGGCTTCTTCGCCCTCGGCGCCACCGGCGTGACCGTCCCGGCCGGCGGCACCGCCGAGGTGCCGCTGACCGTCGACACCAAGCTCGGCGGCACGGCCGACGGCGACTACTCCGCGTACGTCGTCGCGACCGGCGGCGGGCAGACCGTCCGCACCGCGGCCGCGGTCGATCGCGAGCGCGAGTCGTACGACCTCACGCTCAGGACCATCGGGCGCGACGGCAAGCCGGCCCCGTACACCACGGGCGACGTCTACGGCATGAGCGGTGCCGCGGTCGGCGTGTGGGAGTCCCCCGAGGTCGTCGACGGCACGGCGAAGATCCGCGTCCCCAAGGGCGGGTACGTGCTGAACTCGGCCGTGTACAGCGACCCGGAGGACCTGGGCAAGGGCGTCGACTGGCTCGCTCAGCCCTCTCTGAACCTCACCGGGAACACCACGGTGACCTTCGACGCGCGCCTGGCCAAGCCGGTCGACATCACCCTTCCGGCCACCGGCACGAAGGCCCTGCTCGCCTCGCCCGACCTCCAGGTCGAGAACGAGGACAACAGCTACGGCTACGGCTGGGTGCTCGACTCGTACAAGCAGCTGCGCACCGCGCACATCGGTCCGAAGGCGACCGGCGTCCAGCTCGCCCAGCACTGGTACGGCACCTGGACCAAGGGTGCGGCGACCCGGTACGACATCGCGCTCGGCGGCCCGGTGAGCCGGGTGGCAACCGGGTACCACCGCGCGTTCGGCAGCGGGCAGCTGGCCAAGGTCACGGTCCGCGCCGGTTCGTCCGTCAAGGGCAAGACCGGCGACATCTCCGCCTGGGGCGAGCTGCCCGGCTCGTACGGCGGCTGGTCGGCCGCGACCACCCAGAAGCTTCCGTCGGCCACCACCGCCTATGTCTCCACCGCCGACAAGGTGCGGTGGGGCTTCGACTTCGGCCAGAACGGTGCGCCCGACGAGGACGGCTACCCACGCAGCGACGCCTCGTACTCCCTGGGTGACCCGCAGAGCCTCAAGGCCGGCAAGACGTACACGAAGACTGTGAACACCGCGGTGTTCGGGCCCTACGTCAACGCCGACTTCGGGGTCTTCCGCGAGGACAACGCGCTCGTCGGGTCGCTGCCGCTGTTCGCCGACGGCCGGGGGAACGTCGGCGGGTCCGTCTACAGCTCGGTGAAGACCGTGCTCTACCGCAACGGCAAGGTGTTCGCCAAGAACGCCGACCCCCTCGCGGGCGAGACGCCCATCACCGTGCCGGCCGCGGCCGCCGACTACCGGCTGACCACGTCGGTGCGGCGCGCCGCCGACGTCGCTTCGGTCTCCAGCCGGATCGACGCGAGCTGGACCTTCCGCTCCGGCCGGACCAAGGATCTCGTCGCGCTGCCGGTCTCCGTGGTCCGCTTCGCACCCGCGGTCGCGCTCGACGGCACCGCCAAGGCCGGGAAGACCGTGTCCGTGCCGGTGACGGTGCAGGGAGCGGCAGCCGGGAAGAACCTCAAGTCGCTCACGGTGTACGTCAGTTATGACGCCGGGAAGACCTGGAAGAAGACCGCGGTCAAGAAGGGCAAGGTCTCGGTGAAGAACCCGGCCAGGAAGAAGTCGCTCTCCTTCAAGGCCGATGTCACGGACAAGAAGGGCAACAAGTCCTCGGTGGCGATCTACGACGCCTACTTCGGCAAGTAGGTCCCGCCCGGGTCCTCCCTGCTCCGGCACGCATGACAGCGGCCCGCCGGGACGGTGTTTCTCACCGTTCCGGCGGGCCGTCCGTGTGCCGGCGCGTGTGGTTACGCGATGCGTTCCCGCACCACCGGGGTGGCGGCGAACGGCGTGCCCGCCGGGGCGATGTCGTACGAGTCGGGCAGCGCCTTCAGGGCGTACTCGAACTTCTCCGGGGTGTCCGTGTGCAGCGTCAGCAGCGGCTGTCCGGCCGTCACCTCGTCGCCCGGCTTGGCGTGCAGTTCGACGCCGGCGCCGGCCTGGACCGGGTCCTCCTTGCGGGCGCGGCCCGCGCCGAGGCGCCAGGCGGCGACGCCGATGTCGTAGGCGTCCAGGCGGGTCAGGATGCCGGAGGACAGGGCCCTGACGACGTGCTGTTCGCGGGCGACCGGGAGTGCGGCGTCGGGGTCGCCGCCCTGGGCGGAGATCATCCGGCGCCAGACGTCCATCGCGGAGCCGTCCGCGAGGGCCTTCTCCGGGTCGGCATTCTTGAGTCCGGCCGCGTCCAGCATTTCGCGGGCGAGGGCCAGGGTGAGGTCGATGACGTCCTGCGGGCCGCCGCCGGCCAGGACCTCGACCGATTCGCGGACCTCCAGGGCGTTGCCCGCGGTGAGGCCCAGGGGGGTGGACATGTCGGTGAGGAGGGCGACCGTGCGCACTCCGCTGTCGGTGCCCAGCGCGACCATGGTGGAGGCCAGTTCGCGGGCGTCCTCGATGGTCTTCATGAAGGCGCCGGAGCCGACCTTGACGTCCAGGACGAGTGCGCCGGTGCCTTCGGCGATCTTCTTGGACATGATCGAGCTGGCGATGAGCGGGATCGCTTCGACGGTGCCGGTGACGTCGCGGAGCGCGTACAGCTTCTTGTCGGCGGGGGCGAGTCCGTCGCCCGCCGCACAGATGACGGCGCCGGTGGTGTCGAGGACGTTCAGCATCTCGGTGTTGGAGAGGTGGGCGCGCCAGCCGGGGATGGACTCCAGCTTGTCGAGCGTGCCACCGGTGTGGCCGAGGCCGCGTCCGCTGAGCTGCGGTACGGCGGCGCCGCAGGCGGCGACCAGCGGGGCGAGCGGCAGGGTGATCTTGTCGCCGACGCCGCCGGTGGAGTGCTTGTCGGTGGTGGGGCGGGAGAGCGCGTCGAAGTTCATCCGCTCGCCGGAGGCGATCATGGCGGCGGTCCAGCGGGCGATCTCCGTGCGGTTCATGCCGTTCAGGAGGATCGCCATGGCCAGTGCGGACATCTGCTCGTCGGCGACCTCGCCGCGGGTGTACGCGTCGATGACCCAGTCGATCTGCTCGGGGGTCAGCTCGCCTCGGTCCCGCTTGGTGCGGATG
This genomic interval from Streptomyces sp. NBC_00464 contains the following:
- a CDS encoding STAS domain-containing protein, producing MSFGRRIGLLVMDPLSPAVLVLSGRVTRATVPGLCAELEALLATTDTQVALVDCDVGGLVQPDLAAVEAIARLSLVARRTGGRRLRLLGTPPELQLLIDLVGLGDVVGLAEAAP
- a CDS encoding thymidine phosphorylase, which gives rise to MDAISVIRTKRDRGELTPEQIDWVIDAYTRGEVADEQMSALAMAILLNGMNRTEIARWTAAMIASGERMNFDALSRPTTDKHSTGGVGDKITLPLAPLVAACGAAVPQLSGRGLGHTGGTLDKLESIPGWRAHLSNTEMLNVLDTTGAVICAAGDGLAPADKKLYALRDVTGTVEAIPLIASSIMSKKIAEGTGALVLDVKVGSGAFMKTIEDARELASTMVALGTDSGVRTVALLTDMSTPLGLTAGNALEVRESVEVLAGGGPQDVIDLTLALAREMLDAAGLKNADPEKALADGSAMDVWRRMISAQGGDPDAALPVAREQHVVRALSSGILTRLDAYDIGVAAWRLGAGRARKEDPVQAGAGVELHAKPGDEVTAGQPLLTLHTDTPEKFEYALKALPDSYDIAPAGTPFAATPVVRERIA
- a CDS encoding S8 family peptidase, with protein sequence MARDNSPYNSASQSAPAAGSSGARHQLTLITGDRVTVDAKGRVVGFRPAAGREHIPVQRQTRDGHTLLVPADAHRLISSGKLDRRLFDVTELSRAENRRARKSGLKLIVSYRGAAATAAKAEVRDAGATRVGPVLKSLNAQSVTTPQEDARSVWQALTRKPSGSVQRTTAAGVDRVWLDGVRRASLDRSVPQIGVPTAWKAGYTGKGVRIAVLDTGADDTHPDLKGQILASKNFSGAPDTKDHFGHGTHVSSIAAGTGAKSGGKFKGVAPDAKLLEGKVLDDDGFGDDSGILAGMEWAVAQGADVINLSLGGTDTPGIDPLEAAVDKLSADSGVLFAIAAGNEGDGAGTVGSPGSADSALTVGAVDDNDLLADFSSRGPRVGDGAIKPDVTAPGVDITAAASPGSVIDKEVGQSPAGYLTISGTSMATPHVAGAAALLKQQHPDWKYTELKGALTASTKPGTYTPFQQGSGRIAVDRAIAQSVVADPVSLSFGIQQWPHTDDVPVTKKVSYRNLGTTDVTLALTVQGTGPTGKPAPAGFFALGATGVTVPAGGTAEVPLTVDTKLGGTADGDYSAYVVATGGGQTVRTAAAVDRERESYDLTLRTIGRDGKPAPYTTGDVYGMSGAAVGVWESPEVVDGTAKIRVPKGGYVLNSAVYSDPEDLGKGVDWLAQPSLNLTGNTTVTFDARLAKPVDITLPATGTKALLASPDLQVENEDNSYGYGWVLDSYKQLRTAHIGPKATGVQLAQHWYGTWTKGAATRYDIALGGPVSRVATGYHRAFGSGQLAKVTVRAGSSVKGKTGDISAWGELPGSYGGWSAATTQKLPSATTAYVSTADKVRWGFDFGQNGAPDEDGYPRSDASYSLGDPQSLKAGKTYTKTVNTAVFGPYVNADFGVFREDNALVGSLPLFADGRGNVGGSVYSSVKTVLYRNGKVFAKNADPLAGETPITVPAAAADYRLTTSVRRAADVASVSSRIDASWTFRSGRTKDLVALPVSVVRFAPAVALDGTAKAGKTVSVPVTVQGAAAGKNLKSLTVYVSYDAGKTWKKTAVKKGKVSVKNPARKKSLSFKADVTDKKGNKSSVAIYDAYFGK